The following proteins are encoded in a genomic region of Tigriopus californicus strain San Diego chromosome 6, Tcal_SD_v2.1, whole genome shotgun sequence:
- the LOC131881741 gene encoding uncharacterized protein LOC131881741 yields the protein MSGVKSVQFLRSSVQPWLQISSRTLTQSGSSSSAAPAAQASSSSEPSATGLRSAQTKTFSIYRWNPDKAGDKPTMQNYEVDLNACGPMVLDALIKIKNEMDPSLTFRRSCREGICGSCAMNIGGVNTLACISKIDTSGKTTKIYPLPHMYVVKDLVPDMNHFYEQYRSIQPWLQRKDESSLGGGDKQLLQSTEDRAKLDGLYECILCACCSTSCPSYWWNGDRYLGPAVLMQAYRWIIDSRDQTTEARLDKLKDPFSVYRCHTIMNCTKTCPKGLNPGRAIAEIKKLLAGIAQKGEPGLEGTATITRA from the exons AGCCGCACTTTGACCCAAAGTGGTTCCAGCTCCTCAGCCGCTCCCGCCGCTCAGGCTAGTAGCTCGAGCGAGCCCTCAGCGACAGGTCTGCGCTCGGCTCAGACCAAGACCTTTTCCATCTATCGATGGAATCCTGACAAGGCCGGAGATAAGCCCACCATGCAGAACTATGAGGTGGACTTGAATGCCTGCGGGCCCATGGTCCTGGACGCTctcatcaaaatcaagaacGAGATGGACCCGTCCTTGACCTTCCGCCGCTCTTGCCGAGAGGGAATCTGCGGATCGTGCGCCATGAATATTGGTGGCGTCAACACCTTGGCCTGTATCAG taAGATCGACACCTCGGGCAAGACCACCAAAATCTACCCCTTGCCTCATATGTACGTGGTCAAGGATTTGGTGCCCGACATGAACCATTTCTATGAGCAATACCGCTCCATTCAACCTTGGCTCCAACGTAAAGACGAAAGTTCCTTGGGCGGTGGCGACAAGCAACTCCTCCAATCCACTGAAGATCGGGCCAAACTG GACGGCCTGTATGAGTGCATCCTGTGCGCTTGTTGTTCGACTTCTTGTCCCTCCTATTGGTGGAATGGTGACCGCTATTTGGGCCCCGCTGTCTTGATGCAGGCCTACCGGTGGATTATTGACTCTCGAGACCAAACGACCGAGGCCAGATTAGACAAGCTCAAGGATCCTTTCTCCGTGTACAG ATGCCACACCATCATGAACTGCACGAAGACCTGTCCCAAGGGCTTAAATCCCGGCCGAGCTATTGCTGAAATTAAGAAGCTGTTGGCTGGCATTGCCCAGAAAGGTGAACCCGGACTTGAAGGAACAGCTACCATCACCAGGGCCTGA